A single genomic interval of Lewinellaceae bacterium harbors:
- a CDS encoding CocE/NonD family hydrolase, producing the protein MHQFNHHNTRMMGQKRVCTLLTILVLLTGTLAAQHSYNLKREEIMIPMSDSVKLGAILYRPEAPGSYPAIVYRTPYGIDDYDGYAEFPIKAARRGYLVFLVDVRGRLRSEGEFEAYRNEKADGYDVIEWVAKYPQCNGKVATYGGSYPGIVQWLAMSQAPPHLAAAAPEMTPVGSHHFMYFGGAFSAVWLDWFMPYIIPDKRKRAGDRSGPWDDEPATEAWEATDRRPWYNYRPLADMPLLKQYAPEYYEWLSHPDLSAWWDFLNVEQDFGKFKNPVFLLSGWYDASYGPEGATRAFNKMTRESGSPVAREKTRLVLGPWNHTSLNSRKTKFGIMDFGTNAGMDYDYELLNWYDGILKEPDMDIKVAPVNIFVMGENKWRAEKEWPLKRAQPVSYYLHSTGRSALDKNNGKLDLVAPGKESPDQYVFDPNDPVWDISYEKSYPYDQRSIESRKDVLVYTSEALEQDLEITGELVAELYVSSSGKDTDFSFTLCDVYPDGTSVNLHGLDAGYLRMRYRNGLDKQELMNPGEVYKIRIGQAYTSNLFKKGHRIRLHVTSSMAPHYDPNPNTGNVIATDKELISAENQIYHDAMHPSRIILPRIDR; encoded by the coding sequence ATGCATCAATTCAACCACCACAACACCCGGATGATGGGTCAAAAACGGGTTTGCACCCTGCTGACGATATTAGTATTGCTGACCGGGACCCTGGCCGCTCAGCATTCATATAATCTGAAACGGGAGGAGATCATGATTCCCATGTCGGATAGCGTTAAGCTGGGTGCCATTTTGTACCGTCCGGAAGCCCCCGGTTCTTACCCTGCCATCGTTTACCGTACACCTTACGGGATCGATGATTACGATGGTTATGCTGAATTTCCCATCAAGGCAGCCCGGAGGGGATACCTGGTCTTTTTGGTGGACGTGCGTGGGCGATTACGCAGCGAAGGAGAATTTGAAGCCTACCGCAACGAAAAGGCGGACGGCTATGATGTAATCGAATGGGTGGCCAAATATCCGCAGTGTAACGGAAAAGTGGCCACTTATGGTGGTTCCTACCCGGGAATTGTACAATGGCTGGCCATGTCGCAAGCTCCTCCACACCTGGCTGCGGCGGCTCCGGAGATGACGCCGGTTGGCAGCCATCACTTTATGTATTTTGGCGGTGCCTTTTCGGCCGTGTGGCTGGACTGGTTCATGCCATACATTATACCGGATAAACGCAAGCGGGCCGGCGATAGGTCAGGTCCCTGGGATGATGAGCCGGCTACAGAAGCATGGGAAGCCACGGACCGGCGCCCCTGGTACAATTACCGCCCGTTGGCTGATATGCCCCTTTTGAAGCAATATGCACCCGAATATTACGAATGGTTGTCGCATCCGGATTTGAGTGCCTGGTGGGATTTTCTGAATGTGGAGCAGGACTTTGGTAAATTCAAAAATCCTGTTTTTCTGTTAAGCGGGTGGTATGATGCTTCTTACGGGCCGGAAGGAGCTACCCGGGCATTTAATAAGATGACCAGGGAATCCGGATCACCGGTGGCTAGAGAAAAGACCAGACTGGTATTGGGGCCCTGGAATCATACTTCACTTAACAGTCGCAAGACAAAATTTGGGATCATGGACTTCGGGACCAATGCCGGAATGGACTATGACTACGAATTATTGAACTGGTATGACGGTATCCTGAAGGAACCTGACATGGATATCAAGGTGGCACCAGTGAATATTTTTGTGATGGGTGAAAATAAATGGCGCGCTGAAAAAGAATGGCCCCTGAAGCGTGCCCAGCCAGTGTCGTATTATCTGCACAGTACCGGCAGGAGCGCACTGGATAAAAACAATGGAAAACTCGACCTGGTTGCGCCCGGAAAAGAATCACCGGATCAATATGTTTTTGATCCCAACGATCCGGTATGGGATATTTCCTATGAAAAATCCTATCCCTATGATCAGCGTTCCATTGAATCAAGAAAAGATGTACTGGTCTATACTTCCGAAGCTCTGGAACAGGACCTGGAAATAACCGGAGAACTGGTTGCAGAGTTGTATGTCAGCTCCTCGGGGAAAGACACGGATTTTTCTTTCACACTGTGTGATGTCTATCCGGATGGTACATCAGTCAATTTGCATGGTCTGGATGCCGGCTACTTAAGGATGCGGTATCGCAATGGCCTGGATAAACAGGAATTGATGAATCCAGGGGAAGTGTACAAGATTAGGATAGGCCAGGCTTATACCTCCAATCTGTTTAAAAAGGGTCACCGGATCCGTCTGCATGTCACCAGCAGCATGGCACCGCATTACGATCCCAATCCCAATACGGGCAATGTAATAGCAACCGATAAGGAGCTGATTTCAGCAGAAAATCAAATTTACCACGACGCCATGCATCCTTCCCGGATCATATTGCCCCGGATCGACCGGTGA
- a CDS encoding DUF5009 domain-containing protein produces MENEGNKTSGRLLSLDALRGFDMFWIMGGEGIFVALAALTHWPILEWWAGQLQHGKWHGFHFYDMIFPLFLFIAGISFPFSMAKRYHGQENRKALYRHVIARGLILVLLGIIYNNAIQFDFANMRYGSVLGRIGLAWMFAALIFMNTNTRARIIWLWGILIGYWLLLRFTHAPDLGDTDPFSMQGNLSGYIDRLLLPGKFCCYEYGDSEGILTTIPAISTALLGMLTGQFIRSSYLQDLPYRKIGYMVGAGILLIVLGQLWNLIFPINKYLWSSSFVCYVGGMSMVLFSLFYLVIDIWKYQKWTFFFRVIGMNSITIYLAGSVIDFGHTSKFLFGGLINLFPESWSELLGATAYVMTAWIFLYILWKKKIFLKV; encoded by the coding sequence ATGGAAAATGAAGGCAACAAAACATCCGGCCGTTTGCTCTCGCTGGATGCACTGAGAGGGTTTGATATGTTCTGGATCATGGGGGGCGAAGGAATTTTTGTCGCTCTGGCCGCTTTGACCCACTGGCCCATACTGGAATGGTGGGCAGGACAATTACAACACGGGAAATGGCACGGGTTCCATTTCTATGACATGATCTTCCCGTTATTTTTATTCATCGCAGGTATCTCTTTTCCGTTTTCGATGGCCAAACGTTACCATGGCCAGGAGAACCGTAAGGCATTGTATCGCCATGTCATAGCCCGTGGATTGATCCTGGTACTCCTGGGTATCATTTACAACAACGCCATCCAGTTTGATTTTGCCAATATGCGCTATGGTAGTGTATTGGGCCGTATCGGTCTGGCCTGGATGTTTGCCGCGCTGATCTTTATGAACACCAACACGCGGGCCAGGATTATCTGGCTATGGGGAATCCTGATTGGTTACTGGTTGTTGCTTCGTTTTACGCATGCACCGGACCTGGGAGATACGGATCCATTCTCCATGCAGGGCAATCTTTCAGGTTACATCGATCGCCTTTTACTTCCCGGTAAATTTTGTTGTTACGAATACGGAGATAGTGAAGGTATTCTGACAACCATACCTGCCATTTCAACTGCTCTATTGGGAATGCTTACCGGCCAGTTCATCCGTTCTTCTTATCTGCAGGACCTGCCTTATCGCAAAATAGGCTACATGGTGGGAGCCGGTATCCTGTTGATTGTGTTGGGACAGTTGTGGAACTTGATCTTTCCGATCAATAAATATTTGTGGTCCAGTTCTTTCGTATGTTATGTAGGTGGGATGAGCATGGTGTTATTCTCTCTGTTTTATCTGGTCATCGACATTTGGAAATACCAAAAATGGACGTTCTTTTTCAGGGTCATTGGGATGAATTCCATCACCATTTATTTAGCTGGTTCTGTCATTGATTTCGGGCATACATCCAAGTTTTTATTTGGTGGATTGATCAATCTTTTCCCGGAAAGCTGGTCGGAACTCCTGGGCGCTACAGCCTATGTTATGACCGCCTGGATATTCTTGTACATTCTCTGGAAGAAGAAAATATTCCTGAAAGTGTAA
- a CDS encoding tetratricopeptide repeat protein — translation MKRLFYLYALALLLTKSLHAQSDPDAYIMDSLQLMLEHARPGADKVDVLLGLARQSMLKGNSPRAMEYATQALPIAEGLGKLDLESECLNFIAQIEYNQGGDYYTSSREAMDLAIQSGSQDATAFTTYIWVEFGDYSPERGIELLDALFPDSAQISPKNLGNIYKAVAWEYEKNGQFVQAEDAYRQSIRIFESFRSAPPIDARLGRVSAQYADHGLANLLQSHLYLGALLMKMGKYREAIAEGETGVQIAEHTNSSDIAYAHMYLGDFNATAGDISEALSHYELSKKLYEALTDKKWTGRVLIRLGNLFYTTLDYDQALHYFNQAYEIIQSFPEDAADITLRIGRVYEMQENIDFALKMYTRADSIYLSVGDTLSSFESKIQMAKLYSRTDNNQYGEQIILGLLPKLEQMQDAHLLQTAFIGLSNIEENEGKYKDAIQHARQALEVAEKFKVSKSRLQSAHLLLSHLYELNGDYTEALQHQKSYQAYKDSVFTENAQQLLKQEQVKQQVDEHIRQTEQAEAYASLLKQQNIAYLIAAIILAILLAFGTYLFFQLRKTRSMLQAQNETLQNLNHTKDRFFSIIAHDLRSPMVALESVDQQMAYFLDKGDHKKVEKIAGLVGKTTHQLSALLDNLLNWARQQLGVIPYHPEQIRVAKAFEEVISIYTSTALQKEITIRPWVDSDCMVFADKNALHTLLRNLLSNALKFSFTGQVIELEAKSLGNITQLSIVDQGEGMNREQLNQLFELSHKSTSGTYGERGTGLGLVLCKDLVEQNKGTISVESEKGHGTKITVTLPAIS, via the coding sequence ATGAAACGCCTGTTTTATCTGTACGCTCTTGCGCTTCTACTAACGAAGTCACTTCATGCCCAGAGTGATCCTGATGCCTACATCATGGACAGCCTGCAGCTGATGCTCGAACATGCGCGCCCGGGTGCCGATAAAGTGGATGTACTGCTCGGGCTTGCACGACAATCCATGTTAAAAGGCAATAGCCCACGTGCAATGGAATATGCGACACAGGCTCTGCCGATTGCCGAAGGGTTAGGTAAGCTGGATTTAGAATCCGAATGTCTCAATTTCATTGCACAGATTGAATACAATCAGGGAGGTGACTATTATACCTCGTCTCGCGAGGCCATGGATCTGGCCATTCAATCCGGCTCACAGGATGCCACCGCCTTCACGACCTACATTTGGGTTGAGTTTGGTGACTACAGCCCGGAACGGGGTATTGAATTGTTGGATGCGCTGTTCCCGGATTCGGCACAAATTTCACCCAAAAACCTGGGCAATATATACAAAGCGGTAGCCTGGGAATATGAGAAAAACGGCCAGTTTGTCCAGGCAGAGGACGCATACCGGCAGTCCATCCGGATCTTTGAGTCGTTTAGAAGCGCTCCACCCATAGATGCGCGATTGGGTCGTGTAAGTGCACAATATGCAGATCATGGTTTGGCTAATTTGTTGCAAAGCCATTTGTACCTGGGGGCGTTGCTAATGAAAATGGGCAAATACCGGGAAGCCATTGCAGAAGGAGAGACAGGTGTTCAGATCGCAGAACACACAAACTCATCGGACATTGCGTATGCGCATATGTATCTGGGTGATTTTAATGCCACTGCCGGAGATATATCTGAGGCTTTAAGTCACTATGAACTTTCCAAAAAGCTGTATGAAGCATTGACGGATAAAAAATGGACAGGCCGTGTCCTGATCAGGTTGGGTAATTTATTTTATACCACGCTGGACTACGATCAGGCACTGCATTATTTTAATCAAGCTTACGAGATCATCCAAAGCTTTCCGGAAGATGCGGCAGACATCACCTTACGGATAGGCCGGGTTTATGAGATGCAGGAGAACATTGACTTCGCCCTGAAGATGTATACCCGTGCCGACTCGATCTATTTATCCGTCGGTGATACATTGAGCAGTTTTGAAAGTAAAATTCAAATGGCCAAACTTTATTCCAGAACAGATAATAACCAATATGGTGAACAAATAATCCTTGGTTTATTGCCAAAGCTCGAACAAATGCAGGATGCCCACTTGTTGCAAACGGCTTTCATCGGTTTATCCAATATTGAGGAAAATGAAGGCAAATACAAAGATGCCATTCAACATGCCAGACAAGCACTTGAAGTCGCTGAAAAATTTAAGGTGAGTAAATCAAGGCTCCAGTCAGCGCATTTATTACTGAGTCATTTATATGAGCTCAATGGTGATTATACGGAAGCATTGCAGCATCAAAAATCGTATCAGGCTTATAAGGATAGCGTCTTCACGGAAAACGCTCAGCAACTCTTAAAACAGGAGCAGGTCAAACAGCAGGTGGATGAGCACATCCGGCAAACGGAGCAGGCAGAAGCCTATGCATCCCTGCTTAAACAGCAAAACATTGCTTACTTGATTGCAGCCATAATCCTGGCAATATTACTGGCATTTGGGACTTATTTGTTTTTCCAGTTGCGTAAAACAAGGTCCATGCTACAAGCTCAAAATGAAACACTTCAAAACCTCAATCATACAAAAGACCGCTTCTTCAGTATCATTGCCCATGATTTGCGCAGTCCCATGGTAGCCCTGGAATCGGTGGACCAGCAGATGGCCTATTTCCTGGATAAAGGCGATCACAAAAAGGTGGAGAAGATCGCCGGACTGGTAGGAAAGACAACCCACCAGTTGAGTGCATTGCTAGACAATTTATTGAATTGGGCCCGGCAGCAATTGGGCGTGATCCCTTACCATCCTGAACAAATCCGTGTAGCGAAAGCCTTTGAAGAGGTGATTTCGATCTATACTTCCACCGCACTGCAAAAAGAGATTACCATCCGGCCTTGGGTGGATTCGGATTGTATGGTATTTGCCGATAAGAATGCCTTGCATACCCTCCTAAGGAATTTACTTTCCAATGCCCTGAAGTTCAGTTTCACGGGCCAGGTTATTGAATTGGAAGCCAAGTCACTGGGCAACATCACTCAACTATCGATTGTTGATCAGGGAGAAGGAATGAATCGGGAGCAATTGAATCAGCTGTTTGAACTCTCTCATAAATCAACTTCCGGGACCTATGGCGAACGGGGGACCGGGCTGGGATTGGTCCTCTGCAAAGACCTTGTGGAACAAAACAAGGGGACTATTAGTGTGGAGAGTGAAAAAGGACATGGTACAAAGATCACGGTAACACTTCCGGCTATTTCCTGA
- a CDS encoding CPBP family intramembrane metalloprotease, whose protein sequence is MTSKTNFYTYLGILISYTTISLVNWLFKTYNGAMLSNSQAVSKELIILGMVGVLFLIIRFGEKQGLGSIGLYPQNFGRSVLRALFIAVLSVAAVAVAIFICQAVGWSFGESHTFDQLSLWTVTLIVIRAGIAEEVFMRGFLLERLSTITGSKWVAAALSLIPFALLHYPGQGWAGVLVSFAAGGVLTWFYFWKRDLKANIVAHFLVDFIPNVAAQWFV, encoded by the coding sequence ATGACTTCAAAAACCAACTTTTACACTTATCTGGGGATTTTGATCTCCTATACGACGATATCCCTGGTCAACTGGCTCTTCAAGACCTACAACGGCGCAATGCTGAGTAACTCGCAGGCCGTCAGTAAAGAGCTGATCATCCTGGGCATGGTGGGTGTGCTCTTTCTGATCATCAGATTTGGTGAAAAGCAAGGCCTGGGCTCCATTGGATTGTATCCTCAGAATTTCGGCAGATCAGTTTTACGGGCATTATTCATTGCTGTCTTATCAGTGGCTGCAGTGGCCGTCGCTATCTTTATATGTCAGGCGGTAGGCTGGTCTTTCGGTGAGTCACATACTTTTGATCAATTGTCCCTATGGACGGTCACTTTGATTGTGATCCGGGCCGGCATTGCGGAGGAGGTATTTATGCGTGGTTTTTTGCTTGAAAGACTGAGTACCATAACAGGAAGTAAATGGGTAGCCGCTGCATTATCGCTAATCCCCTTTGCCCTCTTGCATTATCCCGGCCAAGGCTGGGCAGGTGTGCTCGTTTCTTTTGCTGCCGGCGGAGTCCTGACCTGGTTTTATTTCTGGAAGCGGGATCTGAAAGCAAACATAGTAGCACACTTCCTGGTAGATTTTATTCCAAATGTCGCCGCACAATGGTTTGTATGA
- a CDS encoding arylamine N-acetyltransferase gives MIRTEYLTRLGLPAPEQFDLATLFRVHRQHLYRIPFENLDIHAGRKIELDIERIYQKIVHEVRGGFCFELNGLFHWFLQESGYTCYFISCAVYIPPQEKYGADGGHMAIIASLDNQLWLVDVGFGNSFPEPIALNSTEIVSHHGQYYRLDRDQEDHYILYNSRDQQNWIPLYRFRDNPVPFNYFEPFCEFHQTSPLSPFTQRKLCSQLVEGGRITLAGNTLINTIDGLREEIPVEEEEFDHYLQELFGISIQHSVQ, from the coding sequence ATGATTCGTACAGAATACCTGACAAGACTAGGACTGCCTGCTCCTGAACAATTTGATTTAGCCACACTATTCCGCGTTCACCGTCAACATCTCTATCGAATTCCCTTTGAAAACCTGGACATTCACGCCGGCCGTAAGATCGAGCTGGATATTGAACGCATCTATCAAAAAATTGTCCATGAGGTACGGGGCGGATTCTGTTTTGAACTGAATGGTTTATTCCACTGGTTCCTGCAGGAATCCGGATACACCTGTTATTTCATTTCTTGTGCCGTGTACATCCCACCTCAGGAAAAATACGGAGCCGATGGGGGTCATATGGCCATCATCGCCTCACTGGACAACCAGCTGTGGTTGGTGGATGTAGGTTTTGGCAATAGTTTTCCGGAGCCCATCGCACTTAATTCTACCGAAATCGTAAGCCATCATGGCCAGTATTACCGGCTGGATAGGGACCAAGAGGATCATTATATCCTTTATAACTCCAGGGACCAGCAGAACTGGATCCCTCTGTACCGTTTCAGGGATAACCCGGTACCTTTCAACTATTTTGAGCCATTCTGTGAATTCCATCAGACCTCTCCCCTCTCACCATTCACTCAGCGCAAATTGTGCTCCCAACTGGTGGAAGGAGGGCGCATAACCCTGGCAGGTAATACCCTGATCAACACCATCGATGGTCTGCGGGAAGAGATACCTGTTGAAGAGGAAGAATTTGACCATTACCTGCAGGAACTATTTGGTATTTCTATACAACATTCAGTTCAATAA
- a CDS encoding M48 family metallopeptidase, protein MNLSRLHSLKGFEYQHPRDKKAMRALQETKGIERVVKKFYDMGIEKIIKLQSTGSSLAATPKAFPELNRALDTACTILQVPTRPDLYIRRSEALDAITLGVEHPIILLTSESVNRCSHQELLFIFGRQLAHIQNNHILYKEIGFIFPELIDTLAPVTLGLSSLLSGGLRYALFYWEQMAEFTADRGGLLTCQDVPTVKLLLAKIAGLPEKHWGNFDLEAFEQQAREYELEDEKTFEKFMRYLFGNNTMAVARASELTNWIESGDFGAMMTLHGR, encoded by the coding sequence ATGAACCTTTCCCGACTCCATTCACTCAAAGGCTTTGAGTATCAGCACCCCAGAGATAAAAAAGCCATGCGCGCGCTACAGGAGACCAAAGGTATAGAGCGCGTCGTGAAGAAGTTTTACGATATGGGCATTGAAAAGATCATCAAACTGCAATCCACCGGCAGCAGCCTGGCAGCTACACCAAAGGCTTTCCCGGAGTTAAACCGGGCTCTTGATACTGCATGTACCATTTTGCAGGTTCCTACACGGCCGGACCTCTACATCCGCCGGTCGGAGGCACTGGATGCCATCACCCTTGGAGTCGAACACCCGATCATCCTGCTCACTTCAGAAAGTGTAAACCGCTGTTCGCATCAGGAGTTGCTGTTCATCTTCGGCCGCCAGCTGGCACACATTCAAAACAACCACATCCTGTACAAAGAAATCGGATTCATCTTTCCTGAATTGATAGACACCCTCGCTCCAGTAACTCTGGGACTAAGTTCCTTACTGTCCGGCGGGCTTCGTTATGCCTTGTTTTACTGGGAACAAATGGCGGAATTTACTGCTGACCGTGGTGGGCTGCTTACCTGCCAGGATGTACCGACAGTTAAGTTATTGCTGGCTAAGATTGCCGGCTTACCTGAAAAACACTGGGGTAATTTTGATCTTGAGGCCTTTGAACAACAAGCCCGGGAATATGAACTGGAAGACGAAAAGACGTTCGAAAAATTCATGCGCTACCTATTTGGAAATAATACCATGGCGGTAGCCCGGGCAAGCGAACTCACCAATTGGATTGAATCCGGTGATTTCGGAGCCATGATGACGCTCCATGGCCGGTGA
- a CDS encoding response regulator: MSLKKNILIVEDELLYASRLEMQLELLGYTVVGSADSSETALDMIRENDVDLILMDIHIQGNYDGVELTEQVQKIQPVPVIFLTSQEDEMTFKRAARTKPAGFILKPCSDVQLQRSIQLALDQEKQETISDSDQEATRVIEEDLFIQKNQTVHRVPIRSIEYLEADGRYCRVHCDLGLFLVRKPLKELLKLLPESHFIQCHRSYVINLQQVEKIDLEDDQIVLKSHRIPVSKREREHVLERLRLLK; this comes from the coding sequence ATGTCCCTCAAGAAAAACATCCTGATCGTAGAAGATGAGCTCCTATATGCCTCCAGGCTGGAGATGCAATTGGAGTTGCTGGGCTACACGGTGGTTGGGAGCGCCGACAGCAGCGAAACGGCATTGGATATGATCCGGGAGAATGATGTTGATCTGATCCTCATGGATATCCACATCCAGGGAAATTATGATGGAGTTGAGTTGACTGAGCAGGTCCAAAAAATTCAACCGGTCCCGGTTATATTCCTTACCTCTCAGGAGGACGAAATGACCTTTAAACGGGCGGCGCGTACCAAGCCCGCCGGGTTTATCCTTAAGCCTTGTTCCGATGTACAGCTGCAACGTTCCATCCAATTAGCCCTGGACCAGGAGAAGCAGGAGACTATATCTGACAGCGACCAGGAAGCAACCAGGGTTATAGAAGAAGATCTGTTCATCCAGAAGAATCAGACCGTGCACCGTGTACCCATACGTTCCATTGAATACCTGGAAGCCGATGGCCGGTATTGCCGCGTGCATTGTGATCTTGGACTTTTCCTGGTGCGTAAACCGCTGAAAGAACTACTGAAATTGTTACCCGAATCCCATTTTATCCAGTGTCACCGGAGCTATGTTATCAATCTCCAACAGGTAGAAAAAATCGACCTGGAAGACGATCAAATTGTACTCAAGAGCCATCGGATCCCGGTCAGTAAACGGGAACGCGAACACGTCCTGGAGCGACTCCGGCTGCTTAAATAA